Proteins encoded together in one Cervus canadensis isolate Bull #8, Minnesota chromosome 7, ASM1932006v1, whole genome shotgun sequence window:
- the ARGFX gene encoding LOW QUALITY PROTEIN: arginine-fifty homeobox (The sequence of the model RefSeq protein was modified relative to this genomic sequence to represent the inferred CDS: inserted 1 base in 1 codon; substituted 1 base at 1 genomic stop codon) has protein sequence MTGFFSSRPATCGILTPRPGIKPGPSKVKAKWKKSHERTSFTHTQYKELEALFSCNMFPDKNLQRELALKLNLPESTVKIWFRNRRFKMKKQQQQQEQQSPKPPSQVLPAKDVPTASTSPHSFLLAVSESYNSLSPQSLDPSPWAGDSMIMEIPTSDVQMQDPQLERLVASVPALYSDAFDITQIMELYSFPDEDDITNSSFYSLYQYLSPTRPSXNXNSSLRVFADPGVGLFPGQTCFSVTSWSFAVYSAQDSLEFQNPSIMVHFGFL, from the exons GATTTTTTTCATCACGACCTGCGACGTGTGGAATCTtaactccccgaccagggatcaaacccgggccctcGAAAGTGAAAG CAAAATGGAAGAAGAGTCATGAACGCACctcgttcacacacacacagtataaggAGTTGGAGGCTCTGTTTAGCTGCAACATGTTTCCAGATAAAAACCTCCAGAGAGAACTTGCTTTAAAACTCAATCTACCGGAATCAACAGTAAAG ATTTGGTTCAGGAACCGGCGGTTCAAAatgaagaagcagcagcagcagcaagagcagcAATCACCAAAGCCACCAAGCCAGGTCCTTCCAGCCAAGGATGTGCCCACAGCATCAACCAGCCCtcattcttttctccttgcagtttcAGAGTCCTATAACTCCCTCTCACCTCAGTCCTTAGACCCTTCCCCCTGGGCAGGGGACTCTATGATCATGGAGATTCCTACAAGTGATGTCCAAATGCAAGATCCTCAATTGGAGAGGCTAGTGGCCTCAGTTCCTGCTTTGTACTCTGATGCATTTGATATCACCCAAATCATGGAACTGTACAGTTTTCCCGATgaggatgacatcaccaactcttCCTTCTATTCTCTGTATCAGTATCTCTCACCGACAAGGCCCAGTTAGA AGAATTCTTCTCTTAGAGTCTTTGCTGATCCAGGTGTAGGTTTATTTCCTGGGCAGACCTGCTTCAGTGTGACAAGCTGGAGCTTTGCAGTCTATAGTGCACAGGACAGCCTGGAATTCCAGAACCCCTCCATTATGGTGCACTTTGGGTTTCTCTGA